The following proteins are co-located in the Helicobacter acinonychis genome:
- a CDS encoding site-specific DNA-methyltransferase, which translates to MQNKEICEEESVNEKNLEIFNRYFPGCLNMENGGKLTLDAEKLKALLGDFSGIKEEGYGLNFVGKKIALTQAFKKNDKILQPLNESNSKHILIKGDNLDALKILRQSYSEKIKMIYIDPPYNTKNDNFIYSDDFSQSNEELLKQLDYSKEKLDYINNLFGSKCHSGWLSFMYPRLLLAKDLLKKDGVIFISIDDNEAAQLKLLCDEIFGEGNFVAQFIWHSKNKPSGNTTEDKTIDTRTEYIFCYQKCNFKANKHENTKEELEEKGYVLKDEYFETRGHYKLTPLMRSCSASSFQYIESLDYEIQAPDGTWFKNHQNIKKEKSYCYTWSKKLFDFGNQNGFIEFQKTSDGFWCAYRKMYELCAIDNKNYKIIYRKSGNAYSNLITNLYSDIGANEVRNIFNGEKIFSYPKPLKLINRLIELSTNEGDIILDFFAGSGTTAHAVLESNKSDYQKLSEGGGYLMA; encoded by the coding sequence ATGCAAAATAAAGAGATTTGTGAAGAAGAAAGCGTTAATGAAAAAAATTTAGAGATTTTTAACCGCTATTTTCCCGGTTGCTTGAACATGGAAAATGGTGGTAAACTCACGCTAGATGCAGAAAAATTAAAAGCGTTATTAGGGGATTTTAGCGGAATAAAAGAAGAGGGCTATGGGTTGAATTTTGTGGGTAAAAAAATCGCTTTAACTCAAGCTTTTAAGAAAAACGATAAGATTTTACAACCCTTAAACGAATCTAATAGCAAGCACATCCTCATCAAGGGCGATAATTTAGACGCTCTCAAAATCTTAAGACAAAGTTATAGTGAAAAAATCAAAATGATTTACATTGACCCTCCTTACAACACCAAAAACGACAATTTTATTTACAGCGATGATTTTTCACAATCTAATGAAGAGCTTTTAAAGCAATTGGATTATTCTAAAGAAAAATTGGATTATATCAACAATCTTTTTGGGTCAAAATGCCATAGCGGGTGGCTTAGCTTCATGTATCCTAGATTGTTACTCGCTAAAGATTTGCTCAAAAAAGACGGCGTGATTTTCATTTCTATTGATGACAATGAAGCCGCCCAACTCAAACTTTTATGCGATGAGATTTTTGGGGAGGGGAATTTTGTGGCTCAATTTATATGGCATTCTAAAAATAAGCCAAGTGGCAATACAACAGAAGATAAAACGATTGACACAAGAACGGAATATATTTTTTGTTATCAAAAATGTAATTTTAAAGCAAATAAACATGAAAATACAAAAGAAGAATTGGAAGAAAAAGGTTATGTTTTAAAAGATGAGTATTTTGAAACAAGAGGGCATTATAAGCTCACTCCTTTAATGCGCTCATGTTCTGCAAGTAGTTTTCAATATATTGAAAGCTTGGATTATGAAATACAAGCACCTGATGGCACATGGTTTAAAAATCATCAAAATATTAAAAAAGAGAAATCATACTGCTATACTTGGAGTAAAAAATTATTTGATTTTGGTAATCAAAATGGATTTATTGAATTTCAAAAAACAAGCGATGGTTTTTGGTGTGCATATAGAAAAATGTATGAATTATGTGCAATTGATAATAAAAACTACAAGATTATCTATCGTAAAAGTGGGAATGCATATTCTAATTTAATTACTAATCTTTATAGTGATATAGGAGCAAATGAAGTAAGAAATATTTTTAATGGAGAAAAAATTTTTTCATACCCCAAACCCCTAAAACTCATTAACCGATTGATTGAATTATCCACAAACGAGGGCGACATCATTTTAGACTTTTTTGCTGGGAGCGGGACAACCGCGCATGCCGTGTTAGAGAGTAATAAGAGCGATTATCAAAAATTAAGTGAGGGGGGGGGTTATTTAATGGCTTGA
- the recG gene encoding ATP-dependent DNA helicase RecG encodes MQEINHLLKTLNVKSLLEALLVYTPKGYKDLSLLERFEMGLSGVLEVDVLDKKNYAKVLKIFAYSKRFCKNLELVFFNYSAFHYNQFKIGESLFIYGKLEQSSFNQAYIINTPKILKEFGGISLLFKKAKNHKKIQENLQKLISLENLKNEGIKENIAHLLLEIFFPTPHFLKDYEYYKTFPSQHLNALKYIEMLFYMKNLERKKLQFNAKIICPNNSERLNHFIASLPFKLTNDQQNAIKEIQNDLTSPIACKRLIVGDVGCGKTMVILASMVLAYPNKTLLMAPTSILAKQLYNEALKFLPPYFEVELLLGGSHKKNHLFEKITHVVIGTQALLFDKRDLDEFALVITDEQHRFGTKQRYQLEKMASSKGNKPHSLQFSATPIPRTLALAKSAFVQTTMIRGIPYPKEIKTLVLHKREFKLVMEKISEEIAKNHQVIVVYPLVNESEKIPYLSLSEGASFWQKRFKNVYITSGQDKNKEEVIEEFRESGSILLATTLIEVGISLPRLSVMVVLAPERLGLATLHQLRGRVSRNGLKGYCFLCTIQEENERLEKFAEELDGFKIAELDLEYRKSGDLLQGGEQSGNSFEYIDLAKDESIIAEVKQDFLKNVSVSQGTLNI; translated from the coding sequence TTGCAAGAAATAAATCATTTATTAAAAACATTGAATGTGAAATCGCTTTTAGAAGCCTTGCTTGTTTATACGCCTAAGGGTTATAAAGATTTAAGCTTGTTAGAGCGTTTTGAAATGGGTTTGAGCGGCGTATTAGAAGTGGATGTTTTAGATAAAAAAAACTATGCCAAAGTTTTAAAGATTTTTGCTTATTCCAAACGATTTTGCAAAAATTTAGAGCTTGTCTTTTTCAATTACAGCGCGTTCCATTACAACCAATTTAAAATCGGCGAGAGTTTATTTATTTATGGTAAATTAGAGCAAAGCTCTTTTAATCAAGCTTATATTATTAACACGCCTAAAATCCTTAAAGAATTTGGCGGCATTTCTTTGCTTTTTAAAAAAGCCAAAAACCATAAAAAAATCCAAGAAAATTTGCAAAAACTCATTTCTTTAGAAAATCTAAAAAATGAAGGTATTAAAGAAAATATCGCGCATCTGTTATTAGAAATCTTTTTCCCCACTCCACATTTTCTCAAAGATTATGAATACTATAAAACTTTCCCTTCACAGCATTTAAATGCATTAAAATATATTGAAATGCTTTTTTATATGAAAAATTTAGAGCGTAAAAAATTGCAATTCAACGCTAAAATCATATGCCCCAATAATAGCGAGCGCTTAAATCATTTCATCGCTTCTTTACCCTTTAAACTCACTAACGACCAACAAAACGCCATTAAAGAAATCCAAAACGATCTCACTAGCCCTATAGCGTGTAAGCGTTTGATTGTAGGCGATGTGGGGTGCGGGAAAACGATGGTGATTTTAGCGAGCATGGTATTAGCTTATCCTAATAAAACCCTTTTAATGGCGCCCACTTCCATTCTCGCTAAACAGCTTTATAACGAAGCCTTAAAATTTTTACCCCCTTATTTTGAAGTGGAATTATTGCTAGGCGGGAGTCATAAAAAAAATCATTTATTTGAAAAAATCACTCATGTTGTTATAGGCACGCAAGCGTTGTTATTTGATAAGCGCGATTTAGATGAATTTGCTCTGGTGATCACTGATGAGCAGCACAGGTTTGGCACAAAACAGCGCTACCAATTAGAAAAAATGGCGAGCAGTAAGGGCAATAAACCCCATTCCTTGCAATTTTCCGCAACCCCCATTCCTCGCACTCTAGCTCTAGCCAAAAGCGCGTTTGTCCAAACGACTATGATTAGAGGAATCCCCTACCCTAAAGAGATTAAAACTCTGGTTTTGCATAAAAGGGAATTTAAATTAGTTATGGAGAAAATTAGCGAAGAAATCGCTAAAAACCATCAAGTCATTGTCGTTTATCCTCTTGTGAATGAGAGCGAAAAAATCCCCTATTTATCGCTGAGTGAGGGGGCAAGCTTTTGGCAAAAACGCTTTAAAAATGTTTATATCACTTCAGGGCAAGATAAAAATAAAGAAGAGGTGATTGAAGAATTTAGAGAGTCAGGGAGTATTCTTTTAGCGACCACGCTCATTGAAGTGGGCATTTCTTTACCGCGATTGAGCGTGATGGTGGTTTTAGCGCCTGAAAGGTTAGGCTTAGCGACCTTGCACCAATTAAGGGGGCGTGTGTCTCGTAATGGTTTGAAAGGCTATTGTTTTTTATGCACGATTCAAGAAGAAAACGAACGATTAGAAAAGTTTGCTGAGGAATTAGACGGGTTTAAGATCGCTGAATTGGATTTAGAATACAGAAAGAGCGGAGATTTACTCCAGGGTGGGGAGCAGAGCGGGAATAGCTTTGAATACATTGATTTGGCTAAAGATGAAAGCATTATCGCTGAAGTGAAACAGGATTTTTTAAAAAATGTCAGTGTTTCACAAGGAACATTGAACATTTGA
- a CDS encoding purine-nucleoside phosphorylase → MLLCAGRNEALKGAVPIGVGLIESAINLTRICLKNPSIESVIFIGSAGSYSLEIELLSVFESAQGYQIEESFSHLNSYTPLDNFIQIETKEKALFKRARVNSSNYIHTNEMFAAKMVQKGVLLENMEFFSVLSVAKTFSLKAKGIFCVSNHVGLNARKEFKENHAKVKQVLENTIDSLAIM, encoded by the coding sequence ATGCTGCTTTGTGCTGGAAGAAATGAAGCTTTAAAAGGAGCGGTACCTATTGGTGTGGGTTTGATAGAAAGCGCGATAAACCTAACGAGAATATGCTTAAAAAACCCTAGTATAGAGAGCGTTATTTTTATAGGGAGCGCGGGGAGTTATAGCCTAGAAATTGAGCTTTTAAGCGTGTTTGAAAGCGCTCAAGGCTATCAAATTGAAGAGAGTTTTAGCCATCTAAATAGCTACACGCCTTTAGACAATTTCATTCAAATAGAAACTAAAGAGAAGGCGCTTTTTAAAAGGGCGCGTGTGAATAGCAGTAACTATATCCATACAAACGAAATGTTTGCTGCAAAAATGGTTCAAAAGGGCGTTTTATTAGAAAACATGGAGTTTTTTAGCGTTTTGAGCGTGGCTAAAACTTTTTCTTTAAAGGCTAAAGGGATTTTTTGCGTGAGTAATCATGTGGGGCTTAATGCACGCAAGGAATTTAAGGAAAACCACGCCAAAGTCAAACAAGTTTTAGAAAACACGATTGATAGTTTAGCTATCATGTAG
- a CDS encoding DUF2443 family protein, producing MFEKMRKILADIEDSQNEIEMLLKLANLSLGDFIEIKRGSMDMPKSVNEAFFTQLSEEVERLKELINALNKIKKGLLVF from the coding sequence ATGTTTGAAAAAATGCGCAAGATTTTAGCGGATATTGAAGATTCGCAAAATGAAATTGAAATGCTTTTAAAATTAGCGAATTTGAGTTTGGGGGATTTTATTGAGATTAAAAGAGGGAGCATGGACATGCCAAAGAGCGTGAATGAAGCGTTTTTTACGCAATTAAGCGAAGAAGTGGAGCGCCTAAAGGAGCTTATCAACGCTTTAAATAAAATCAAAAAAGGGTTATTGGTGTTTTAA
- a CDS encoding competence protein: MKKILCLFLLFLIPLQAFVIELLEEIKTSPSKGTFKARIIDSNEPKQVLGTYKISPHQKLTLTITHIAKENSYQPLNDKPSLETNLNPNRSIIPKNTQIVFSSRELKDPYSNQTTSLNLPKQKPQNKPSSSQQSQKFSYLDYPNKLNSKAPKNNLLVPLSLPKTKSEAKTGDTTSENSSSNQGGGIFMVPQTEKTLSNDKTPNADTNESNENNENNENNNNENSGEKQAIRDPNIKEFACGKWVYDDENLQAYRPSILKRINEDKQTTTDITPCDYSTAENKSGKIITPYTKISVHKTEPIEEPQTFEAKNNFTILQAKSTTEKCKRARMRKDGTIRQCYLIEEPLKQAWNSQYEITSQLVKATYERPKQDDQIEPTFYETNELSYSSTRKSEVTQDELKLDKKFMEFVEVYEGHYLNDAIKESSEYKEWVKNHVRLKEGVCMALEIEEKPRAKSTPLSVENSEVVCVKKGNYLFNRV; this comes from the coding sequence ATGAAAAAAATCCTTTGTCTTTTCTTGCTTTTTTTAATCCCCCTTCAAGCTTTTGTCATCGAACTTTTAGAAGAAATCAAAACCTCACCATCTAAAGGCACTTTTAAGGCTAGAATCATAGATTCTAACGAACCAAAACAGGTTTTAGGGACTTACAAAATCTCACCACACCAAAAACTCACGCTCACTATCACCCATATCGCTAAAGAAAATTCTTATCAACCTCTCAATGATAAACCTTCTTTAGAAACGAACTTAAACCCCAATCGCTCTATTATCCCTAAAAACACGCAAATTGTCTTTTCTTCAAGAGAATTAAAAGACCCCTACTCCAACCAAACCACTTCTTTAAATTTGCCGAAACAAAAACCACAAAACAAACCCAGTTCATCGCAACAATCTCAAAAATTTTCCTATTTGGATTACCCTAACAAACTCAATTCTAAAGCTCCTAAAAATAACCTTTTAGTGCCTTTAAGTCTCCCTAAAACAAAAAGCGAAGCCAAAACAGGCGACACGACTTCTGAAAACTCTTCATCCAATCAAGGAGGTGGGATTTTTATGGTGCCTCAAACTGAAAAAACCCTCTCTAACGATAAAACCCCTAACGCTGACACAAATGAAAGTAATGAAAACAACGAAAATAATGAGAACAATAATAATGAAAATAGTGGGGAAAAACAAGCCATTAGAGATCCTAATATCAAGGAATTTGCGTGCGGAAAGTGGGTTTATGATGATGAAAATTTACAAGCCTATCGCCCAAGCATTTTAAAACGCATTAATGAAGACAAACAAACCACCACAGACATTACCCCTTGCGATTACAGCACGGCTGAAAATAAAAGCGGTAAAATCATCACCCCTTATACCAAAATCTCTGTTCATAAAACAGAGCCCATAGAAGAGCCCCAAACTTTTGAAGCTAAAAACAATTTCACGATTCTTCAAGCTAAAAGCACCACAGAAAAATGCAAAAGGGCTAGAATGCGAAAAGACGGCACTATTAGGCAATGCTATTTGATAGAAGAGCCTTTAAAACAAGCATGGAATAGCCAATATGAAATCACTTCTCAGTTAGTGAAAGCTACTTATGAACGCCCTAAACAAGATGATCAAATAGAGCCAACTTTTTATGAAACCAATGAATTGTCTTATTCTTCTACGCGAAAAAGTGAAGTCACACAAGATGAATTGAAATTGGATAAAAAATTCATGGAATTTGTGGAAGTGTATGAGGGGCATTATTTAAACGATGCAATCAAAGAAAGCAGTGAATACAAAGAATGGGTTAAAAACCATGTGCGTTTGAAAGAAGGGGTGTGCATGGCGTTAGAGATAGAAGAAAAACCGCGAGCTAAAAGCACGCCTTTGAGCGTTGAAAATTCTGAAGTTGTTTGTGTGAAAAAAGGGAACTATTTATTTAATAGGGTTTGA
- the thyX gene encoding FAD-dependent thymidylate synthase: MEVICKHHTPLDIASQAIRTCWQSFEYSDDGGCKDKALIHRVGNIFRHSSTLEHLYYNFEIKGLSRGALQELSRHRIASLSVKSSRYTLRELKEVESFLPLNETNLARAEEFLVFVDNEKVNEMSVLALENLRVLLNEHNIKNDLAKYAMPESYKTHLAYSINARSLQNLLTLRSSNKALKEMQDLAKALFDALPCEHQYLFEDCLKR, translated from the coding sequence ATGGAAGTGATTTGTAAGCATCACACCCCTTTAGACATTGCAAGCCAAGCGATCCGCACTTGCTGGCAAAGTTTTGAATACAGCGATGATGGAGGTTGTAAGGATAAGGCATTGATCCATAGGGTGGGGAATATCTTTAGGCATTCTTCCACTTTGGAGCATCTTTATTACAATTTTGAAATTAAGGGTTTGAGTAGGGGGGCGTTACAAGAATTGAGCCGACACAGAATAGCGAGCTTGAGCGTGAAATCAAGCCGTTACACTTTAAGGGAATTGAAAGAAGTGGAGAGTTTTTTACCCCTTAATGAAACGAATTTAGCGAGGGCGGAAGAGTTTTTAGTTTTTGTGGATAATGAGAAAGTGAATGAAATGAGCGTTTTGGCTTTAGAAAATTTAAGGGTTTTATTGAACGAGCATAACATCAAAAACGATTTAGCCAAATACGCCATGCCTGAAAGCTATAAAACGCATTTAGCTTATAGCATTAACGCTAGGAGCTTGCAAAATTTATTGACTTTAAGAAGCAGTAATAAAGCCTTAAAAGAAATGCAAGATTTAGCGAAAGCCTTGTTTGACGCTTTGCCTTGCGAGCACCAATATTTGTTTGAGGATTGTTTGAAGCGCTAA
- the dnaA gene encoding chromosomal replication initiator protein DnaA — MDTNNDIEKRILELAKQQVSPIEYENYLSQLKYNPNASKSDIAFFYAPNMVLCSTITAKYSALLKEILSQNKVGMHLAHSVDVRIEVASKVHVSDHSNINYKATKSSIKDSYTFENFVVGSCNNTVYEIAKKIAQSDTPPYNPVLFYGGTGLGKTHILNAIGNHALEKHKKVVLVTSEDFLRDFLKHLNNRSMDSFKEKYRHCDFFLLDDAQFLQGKPQLEEEFFHTFNELHANNRQIVLISDRSPKNIAGLEDRLKSRFEWGITAKIMPPDLETKLSIVKQKCQLNKIILPEEVMEYIAQHISDNIRQMEGAIIKISVNANLMNAPIDLNLAKTVLEDLQKDQAEGSSLENILLAVAQSLNLKSSEIKVSSRQKNVALARKLVVYFARLYTPNPTLSLAQFLDLKDHSSISKMYSSIKKMLEEKNPFVLSLKEEIKNRLNELNDKKQH, encoded by the coding sequence ATGGATACGAATAACGACATTGAAAAAAGAATCTTAGAGTTAGCCAAGCAACAAGTTAGCCCTATAGAATACGAAAATTACTTAAGCCAGCTCAAATACAACCCTAACGCGAGCAAGAGCGATATTGCCTTTTTTTACGCCCCAAACATGGTCTTATGCAGCACCATTACGGCTAAATACAGCGCGTTGCTCAAAGAGATTTTGAGCCAAAATAAAGTCGGCATGCATCTAGCCCATAGCGTGGATGTGCGTATTGAAGTAGCCTCTAAAGTCCATGTTAGCGATCATTCTAATATCAATTACAAAGCCACAAAATCCAGCATCAAAGACTCTTACACTTTTGAAAATTTTGTCGTAGGCTCATGCAATAACACCGTTTATGAAATCGCTAAAAAAATCGCCCAAAGCGACACTCCCCCTTATAACCCGGTGCTTTTTTATGGCGGCACAGGGTTAGGCAAAACGCACATTCTAAACGCTATCGGCAATCATGCCCTAGAAAAGCATAAAAAAGTCGTGCTAGTCACTTCTGAAGATTTTTTAAGGGACTTTTTGAAGCATTTGAACAACCGCTCCATGGATTCTTTTAAAGAAAAATACCGCCATTGCGACTTTTTCTTATTGGATGACGCCCAATTTTTGCAAGGAAAACCCCAACTAGAGGAGGAATTTTTCCACACTTTCAACGAATTGCACGCCAATAACAGACAAATCGTGTTGATTTCAGACAGATCGCCTAAAAACATCGCCGGTTTAGAAGATCGCCTAAAATCGCGCTTTGAATGGGGGATAACCGCTAAAATCATGCCCCCTGATTTAGAAACCAAGCTTTCTATTGTCAAGCAAAAATGCCAGCTCAATAAAATCATTTTGCCTGAAGAAGTGATGGAATACATCGCCCAACACATCAGCGACAATATCCGCCAAATGGAAGGAGCGATCATTAAAATCAGCGTGAATGCAAACCTAATGAACGCCCCTATTGATTTGAATCTCGCCAAAACCGTTTTAGAAGATTTGCAAAAAGATCAGGCTGAAGGCTCAAGCTTGGAAAATATCTTACTCGCTGTCGCACAAAGCTTGAACCTAAAATCCAGTGAAATCAAAGTCTCTTCACGCCAAAAAAATGTCGCTTTAGCAAGAAAATTAGTCGTGTATTTTGCAAGGCTTTATACCCCAAACCCCACGCTTTCGCTCGCTCAATTTTTGGATTTAAAAGATCATTCAAGCATTTCTAAAATGTATTCTAGTATCAAAAAAATGCTTGAAGAAAAAAACCCCTTTGTCTTAAGCCTTAAAGAAGAGATTAAAAACCGCTTGAATGAATTGAATGACAAAAAACAACACTGA
- the glmS gene encoding glutamine--fructose-6-phosphate transaminase (isomerizing) — MCGIVGYIGNSEKKSILLEGLKELEYRGYDSAGLAILSDNRLEVFKAQGKLENLISELKDKEFLNFGVSIAHTRWATHGKPNSVNAHPHFTENLALVHNGIIENYASLKKGLENKGHAFLSQTDTEVIAHLLEETLKSESDLLKAFEKSISLLEGSYAILMLHKRAKESLFYAKSSSPLIVGKGQEGLFFASSLSVLAPKVEQFVILEENSVGQISLENFQDLKHIENMKDYAFDNKDYSKGNFRNYLEKEIYEQHSSLLECLEGRLEALNVYCEIDPKFLENVSEITLCSCGSSYHASLASVYLFERLAKIRARAILASEYRYANFKSNPNELFIAISQSGETADTLEALKLAKAQGLKTISLCNAPFSMMNRISDHTLLIRAGVERSVASTKAFSSQVMLLWLLSVYVGKQLGTISKEEEKIQAKNMLDSVNAMKIESKLHEKIKRLSKRYLHGHGFFYIGRDVFYPLALEGALKLKEISYLHAEGYASAEMKHGPIALVDSNLFTIALLSKHLLFDKTKSNIEELSARDSTICVLSSEVLEIADDFIQLEESESYMEEFFRMNLAMQLLALEIAMRLNHDVDHPRNLAKSVTVE; from the coding sequence ATGTGTGGGATTGTAGGTTATATAGGGAATAGTGAAAAAAAATCCATTCTTTTAGAGGGCTTGAAGGAATTAGAATACAGAGGTTATGATAGTGCTGGTTTGGCCATATTGAGCGATAATCGTTTGGAAGTGTTTAAAGCTCAAGGGAAATTAGAAAACCTTATATCAGAGCTTAAAGATAAGGAGTTTTTGAATTTTGGCGTGAGTATCGCTCACACCAGATGGGCAACGCATGGGAAACCAAACAGCGTGAATGCCCATCCGCATTTTACAGAAAATTTAGCCTTAGTGCATAATGGGATCATTGAAAATTATGCGAGTTTGAAAAAAGGATTAGAAAATAAAGGGCATGCGTTTTTGAGCCAAACGGACACGGAAGTCATTGCACATCTCTTAGAAGAAACGCTTAAAAGCGAGAGCGATTTATTGAAAGCCTTTGAAAAAAGCATCAGCCTTTTAGAGGGGAGTTATGCGATTTTAATGCTCCATAAAAGGGCCAAAGAGAGCTTGTTTTACGCTAAATCTTCTTCACCTTTAATCGTGGGTAAGGGGCAAGAGGGGTTGTTTTTTGCGTCAAGTTTGAGCGTGTTAGCCCCTAAAGTGGAGCAATTTGTCATCTTAGAAGAAAACAGCGTGGGGCAAATTTCTTTAGAGAATTTTCAAGATTTAAAACACATTGAAAACATGAAAGATTACGCCTTTGACAATAAGGATTATTCTAAAGGGAATTTTAGGAATTATTTAGAAAAAGAGATTTATGAGCAGCATAGCAGTTTGTTAGAGTGTTTAGAGGGGCGTTTGGAAGCCTTGAATGTGTATTGCGAGATCGATCCTAAATTTTTAGAAAATGTGAGTGAGATCACGCTGTGTTCTTGTGGGAGTAGCTATCATGCGAGTTTGGCGAGCGTGTATTTGTTTGAAAGGTTGGCCAAAATAAGAGCGAGAGCCATTTTAGCGAGCGAATACCGCTACGCCAATTTCAAAAGCAACCCTAACGAGCTTTTTATAGCGATTTCTCAAAGCGGAGAAACCGCTGACACTTTAGAGGCTTTAAAATTAGCCAAAGCGCAAGGGCTTAAAACCATTAGTTTGTGTAACGCCCCTTTTAGCATGATGAACCGCATTAGCGATCACACTTTGTTGATTAGAGCGGGGGTAGAAAGGAGCGTGGCATCTACTAAGGCGTTTTCTTCGCAAGTGATGCTTTTATGGCTTTTGAGCGTGTATGTGGGCAAACAACTAGGGACGATTTCTAAAGAAGAAGAAAAGATCCAAGCTAAAAACATGTTAGATAGCGTGAATGCGATGAAAATAGAGTCTAAATTGCATGAAAAAATCAAGCGCCTATCCAAACGCTACTTGCATGGGCATGGCTTTTTTTATATTGGGCGCGATGTGTTTTACCCGCTTGCTTTAGAGGGGGCGTTAAAACTTAAAGAGATTAGTTACTTGCACGCTGAAGGGTATGCGAGTGCAGAGATGAAGCATGGGCCTATTGCGTTGGTGGATTCTAACCTTTTTACTATTGCGTTATTGTCTAAACATTTATTGTTTGATAAAACAAAAAGCAATATTGAAGAATTGAGCGCTAGGGATTCTACGATTTGCGTGTTAAGCTCTGAAGTTTTAGAAATCGCTGATGATTTTATCCAATTAGAAGAGAGTGAAAGCTACATGGAAGAATTTTTCCGCATGAATTTAGCGATGCAACTTTTAGCTTTAGAAATCGCTATGCGCTTAAATCATGATGTGGATCACCCAAGAAATCTGGCTAAAAGCGTAACCGTGGAATGA
- a CDS encoding outer membrane protein: MRRFSKDLLKKITPLFLSVSFLSPPIIKAKSRFYVASQYQVGKMIMQKYNDLKRTIEGASFSLGWEINPTNYWFYSRYYFFMDYGNVMLNKRTGAQANMFTYGLGGDLIVEYNKNPMYVFSLFYGMQIAENTWTISKHSANFIIDDWRSIQGFSLKTSNFRMLGLVGFKFQTVLFNHDASIEVGVKWPFAFEYNSPFVRMFAIFISHTFYL; encoded by the coding sequence TTGAGACGTTTTTCAAAGGATTTGCTTAAAAAAATAACCCCCCTGTTTTTAAGCGTTTCTTTTTTAAGCCCCCCCATTATAAAAGCAAAAAGCCGTTTTTATGTGGCTTCCCAATACCAAGTGGGCAAGATGATCATGCAAAAATACAACGACTTGAAACGCACGATCGAAGGGGCGAGCTTTTCTTTAGGCTGGGAGATTAACCCCACTAATTACTGGTTTTATTCTCGTTATTATTTTTTTATGGATTATGGGAATGTGATGCTCAATAAGAGAACGGGCGCTCAAGCGAACATGTTCACTTACGGCTTGGGGGGGGATTTGATCGTGGAATACAATAAAAACCCCATGTATGTTTTTTCGCTTTTTTACGGCATGCAAATTGCAGAAAACACATGGACGATTTCCAAACACAGCGCGAATTTTATCATCGATGATTGGCGCAGCATTCAAGGGTTTTCACTCAAAACCTCTAATTTTAGGATGCTGGGCTTGGTGGGGTTTAAATTCCAAACCGTGCTATTCAACCACGACGCTAGCATAGAAGTGGGGGTCAAATGGCCTTTTGCCTTTGAATACAACTCTCCTTTTGTGAGAATGTTTGCTATTTTTATTTCGCACACTTTCTACCTCTAA
- a CDS encoding exodeoxyribonuclease III produces the protein MKLISWNVNGLRACMTKGFMDFFNSVDADIFCIQESKMQQEQNTFEFKGYFDFWNCAIKKGYSGVVTFTKKEPLSVSYGINIEEHDKEGRIITCEFESFYLVNIYTPNSQQALSRLNYRMSWEVEFRRFLKALELKKPVIVCGDLNVAHNEIDLENPKTNRKNAGFSDEERGKFNELLNAGFIDTFRYFYPNKEKAYTWWSYMQQARDKNIGWRIDYFLCSNSLKTRLKDALIYKDILGSDHCPVGLELV, from the coding sequence ATGAAATTGATTTCATGGAATGTGAATGGTTTGAGAGCTTGCATGACTAAGGGCTTTATGGATTTTTTCAATAGCGTGGATGCGGATATTTTTTGCATTCAAGAATCTAAAATGCAACAAGAACAAAACACCTTTGAATTTAAAGGGTATTTTGATTTTTGGAATTGCGCGATCAAAAAAGGCTATTCTGGGGTGGTGACTTTCACCAAAAAAGAGCCTTTGAGCGTGAGCTATGGTATCAATATTGAAGAGCATGACAAAGAAGGGCGCATCATCACTTGCGAGTTTGAATCGTTTTATTTAGTGAACATTTATACCCCCAATTCCCAACAAGCCCTATCCAGACTCAATTACCGCATGAGTTGGGAAGTAGAGTTTAGAAGATTTTTAAAAGCTTTAGAGTTGAAAAAACCTGTCATTGTGTGCGGAGATTTGAATGTGGCTCACAATGAAATTGATTTAGAAAACCCTAAAACAAACCGAAAAAATGCAGGCTTTAGCGATGAAGAGAGAGGGAAATTCAACGAGCTTTTAAATGCCGGTTTTATTGACACTTTCCGTTATTTTTACCCCAATAAAGAAAAGGCTTATACTTGGTGGAGTTATATGCAACAAGCGAGAGATAAAAATATCGGTTGGCGCATTGATTATTTTTTATGTTCCAATAGTCTAAAAACGCGTTTAAAAGACGCTTTAATCTATAAAGATATTTTAGGGAGTGATCATTGCCCAGTAGGGTTGGAATTGGTTTAG